A window of the Streptomyces griseochromogenes genome harbors these coding sequences:
- a CDS encoding SpoIIE family protein phosphatase codes for MADRGASAPSLTEDWPAHPGPILALNRMGSFDWDLDAGLFDMDAQAHEVFDILPEEYDGRPESLAVRVPPPESARLDALVAQAIKDGSENYGAYFRIRCRDGTPRWTHTQGYIRRDETGRPRRVVGIVRDATEELADRETRSVRAAQDQAFRQQTNVVQVISAALSHARTVQDVIDILKDAHGVRHLGAASLVMGLVEAGRIRLIAEGPAGSFVPGTRITRIDEPYPMGEVVRTLAPRFIESPEEFAEGYPILWPHITGLNITSAVYLPLIAQARPFGAMGLLYNDRRGFSSEERAVLVALGSTIAQSLQRAMLYEQEKDLAQGLQQAMLPRTIPNVRGADVAVRYRAAAVGGALGRDIGGDWYDLIPLPGGRVGAVIGDVQGHDTHAAAVMGQLRIVLRAYAAEGHTPATVMARASVFLHELDTDRFATCLYAEADLSTGVVQVVRAGHIDPLVRQADGTCRRIPVEGGLPLGLSAEFGRLEYPVCTLELDPGHTLLLCTDGLVEQPGADLDDGMRTLTSLIAKGPDEVRDLAARLIEVAEERNGDDDVALLLLRRRVPEAPRAGGRLQQHVGPGDPEALAHARHMIRAAVRSWGARDRADEIELVADELITNALMHTEGSAIVTLRGLEGSDRRLRVEVEDCSSALPRRRDAGEDGVSGRGLLLVDRLADVWGVEARGGGKAVWCEFLVSEHT; via the coding sequence ATGGCTGATCGGGGAGCGAGTGCCCCGTCACTCACGGAGGACTGGCCCGCCCACCCGGGCCCGATTCTGGCGCTCAATCGCATGGGCAGCTTCGACTGGGACCTGGACGCCGGCCTGTTCGACATGGACGCCCAGGCCCACGAGGTGTTCGACATCCTCCCCGAGGAGTACGACGGCAGGCCGGAGTCCCTGGCGGTCCGGGTGCCGCCGCCGGAGTCCGCCCGGCTGGACGCGCTGGTGGCCCAGGCCATCAAGGACGGCAGCGAGAACTACGGCGCCTACTTCCGCATCCGCTGCCGCGACGGCACCCCGCGCTGGACCCACACCCAGGGCTACATCCGGCGCGACGAGACCGGCCGGCCGCGCCGGGTCGTCGGCATCGTCCGCGACGCCACCGAGGAACTCGCCGACCGCGAGACGCGCAGTGTGCGGGCCGCCCAGGACCAGGCCTTCCGGCAGCAGACCAACGTCGTCCAGGTCATCTCCGCCGCCCTCTCCCACGCCCGCACCGTCCAGGACGTCATCGACATCCTCAAGGACGCCCACGGCGTCCGGCACCTCGGCGCGGCGAGCCTCGTCATGGGCCTGGTGGAGGCCGGCCGGATCCGGCTCATCGCGGAGGGCCCGGCGGGCAGCTTCGTGCCCGGCACCCGGATCACCCGGATCGACGAGCCCTACCCGATGGGCGAGGTCGTACGCACGCTCGCCCCGCGCTTCATCGAGTCCCCGGAGGAGTTCGCCGAGGGCTACCCGATCCTGTGGCCGCACATCACCGGCCTGAACATCACCTCCGCCGTCTATCTGCCGCTGATCGCCCAGGCCCGCCCGTTCGGCGCGATGGGACTGCTCTACAACGACCGGCGGGGCTTCTCCAGCGAGGAGCGCGCCGTCCTGGTCGCGCTCGGCAGCACCATCGCGCAGAGCCTGCAGCGGGCCATGCTCTACGAGCAGGAGAAGGACCTCGCCCAGGGCCTCCAGCAGGCCATGCTGCCCCGCACCATCCCGAACGTGCGGGGGGCCGACGTCGCCGTCCGCTACCGTGCCGCCGCCGTCGGGGGAGCCCTCGGCCGGGACATCGGCGGCGACTGGTACGACCTGATCCCGCTGCCCGGTGGCCGGGTCGGCGCGGTCATCGGCGACGTGCAGGGGCACGACACCCATGCGGCGGCCGTGATGGGCCAGCTGCGGATCGTGCTGCGCGCCTACGCCGCCGAGGGACACACCCCGGCCACCGTGATGGCCCGCGCCTCGGTCTTCCTGCACGAGCTCGACACCGACCGCTTCGCCACCTGCCTGTACGCGGAAGCCGACCTGTCCACGGGGGTCGTCCAGGTGGTCCGGGCCGGGCACATCGACCCGCTGGTCAGACAGGCCGACGGCACCTGCCGCCGGATCCCGGTCGAGGGCGGGCTGCCGCTCGGCCTCTCCGCGGAGTTCGGCCGTCTCGAGTACCCCGTCTGCACGCTCGAACTCGACCCGGGCCACACCCTGCTGCTGTGCACCGACGGGCTCGTCGAGCAGCCCGGCGCCGACCTCGACGACGGGATGCGGACCCTGACGAGCCTCATCGCCAAGGGCCCGGACGAGGTGCGCGACCTCGCCGCCCGGCTGATCGAGGTGGCCGAGGAGCGCAACGGCGACGACGACGTGGCCCTGCTCCTGCTGCGCCGCCGTGTCCCCGAGGCCCCCCGGGCCGGCGGCCGGCTCCAGCAGCACGTGGGCCCCGGCGACCCGGAGGCCCTCGCCCACGCCCGGCACATGATCCGCGCCGCGGTCCGCTCCTGGGGCGCCCGGGACCGGGCCGACGAGATCGAGCTGGTCGCCGACGAACTGATCACCAATGCCCTGATGCACACCGAGGGCTCCGCGATCGTCACCCTGCGGGGCCTGGAAGGCAGCGACCGGCGGCTGCGCGTCGAGGTCGAGGACTGCTCCAGCGCCCTGCCCCGCCGCCGTGACGCGGGCGAGGACGGGGTCTCCGGACGCGGACTGCTCCTCGTGGACCGGCTCGCCGACGTGTGGGGTGTGGAGGCGCGGGGCGGCGGCAAGGCCGTGTGGTGCGAGTTCCTGGTGTCCGAGCACACCTGA
- a CDS encoding Fpg/Nei family DNA glycosylase, with protein sequence MPELPEVEALRDFLTENLIGHEVVRVLPVAISVLKTYDPPVGAFEGSEITAVHRHGKFLDIEGDSGLHLVTHLARAGWLQWKDRLPDGPPRPGKGPLALRVALETGAGFDLTEAGTQKKLAVYVVHDPRDVPGVARLGPDPLAAGFDEARLAALLKDERRQIKGALRDQSLIAGVGNAYSDEILHAAKMSPFKLAASLSPEEMRSLYEALRTTLSEAVERSQGLAAGRLKAEKKSGLRVHGRTGEPCPVCGDTIREVSFSDSSLQYCPTCQTGGKPLADRRLSRLLK encoded by the coding sequence ATGCCGGAACTGCCCGAGGTGGAAGCCCTCAGGGACTTCCTGACCGAGAACCTGATCGGCCACGAGGTCGTACGGGTGCTGCCCGTCGCGATCAGCGTCCTGAAGACGTACGACCCTCCGGTCGGCGCGTTCGAGGGCAGCGAGATCACCGCCGTGCACCGGCACGGGAAGTTCCTCGACATCGAGGGGGACTCCGGCCTGCACCTCGTCACCCATCTGGCCCGCGCCGGATGGCTGCAGTGGAAGGACCGTCTCCCGGACGGCCCCCCGCGCCCGGGGAAGGGGCCTCTCGCCCTGCGCGTGGCCCTGGAGACCGGCGCGGGCTTCGACCTCACCGAGGCCGGCACCCAGAAGAAGCTCGCCGTGTACGTCGTCCACGACCCGCGGGACGTGCCCGGGGTGGCCCGTCTCGGCCCGGACCCGCTCGCCGCCGGCTTCGACGAGGCGCGCCTCGCCGCCCTGCTCAAGGACGAGCGGCGCCAGATCAAGGGAGCCCTGCGGGACCAGAGCCTGATCGCGGGGGTGGGCAACGCCTACAGCGACGAGATCCTCCACGCGGCGAAGATGTCCCCCTTCAAGCTCGCCGCGTCGCTCAGCCCCGAGGAGATGCGGAGCCTCTACGAAGCACTGCGCACCACGCTCTCCGAGGCGGTCGAACGCTCCCAGGGCCTGGCCGCCGGACGTCTCAAGGCGGAGAAGAAGAGCGGCCTGAGGGTCCACGGCCGCACCGGCGAGCCCTGCCCGGTCTGCGGCGACACCATCCGCGAGGTCTCGTTCAGCGACTCCTCGCTCCAGTACTGCCCCACCTGCCAGACGGGCGGCAAGCCGCTGGCCGACCGCAGACTGTCCCGGCTGCTGAAGTGA
- a CDS encoding zf-HC2 domain-containing protein has protein sequence MRSLERHRDVGAYALGVLDEAEAFRFEDHLMECPRCAAHVTEFGPTARQLMLYRRATPRFVHPMAQPGPRLLDRLLGELTHRHRARRRRFLYGLAASVVLAVAGPGVMVYAGHDAPSARVTAATDPKTGVWAQVTTEDGDLGSRMRLEVKDASGPHSCRLVVIGQDGSEQVVSGWNAGDHAPGTTTTMAGSTMHPDEIARYEVRTTDGQRLVTLMPR, from the coding sequence ATGAGGTCCCTGGAAAGGCATCGCGACGTCGGCGCGTACGCGCTCGGCGTGCTGGACGAGGCGGAGGCCTTCCGCTTCGAGGACCACCTCATGGAGTGCCCTCGGTGCGCGGCACACGTGACCGAGTTCGGCCCCACGGCACGGCAGTTGATGCTGTACCGTCGGGCCACGCCGCGCTTCGTGCACCCCATGGCCCAGCCCGGTCCCCGGCTGCTGGACCGGCTCCTCGGCGAGCTCACCCACCGGCACCGGGCCCGGCGCCGTCGCTTCCTGTACGGTCTGGCCGCCTCGGTGGTGCTGGCGGTGGCCGGGCCAGGGGTCATGGTCTACGCCGGGCACGATGCGCCGTCCGCCAGGGTCACCGCCGCGACCGACCCGAAGACGGGGGTGTGGGCCCAGGTCACGACGGAGGACGGGGACCTCGGCAGCCGGATGCGGCTGGAGGTGAAGGATGCCTCCGGACCCCACTCCTGCCGGCTCGTCGTCATCGGCCAGGACGGCTCCGAGCAGGTCGTCTCCGGCTGGAACGCGGGCGACCACGCCCCCGGCACGACCACGACCATGGCGGGCTCCACGATGCATCCGGACGAGATCGCCCGCTACGAGGTGCGCACCACGGACGGGCAGCGGCTGGTGACGCTGATGCCGCGGTAG
- a CDS encoding CapA family protein, producing the protein MIGRRHQVALALTALLAAGAACQNHERHEAAAPGRPAPTVGRSFTLVASGDVMPHNSVTDRAAFDAGGTGYDFRPMLSGIEPLVRHADLALCHVETVLAADGTPVGPLDVASPPQIAQGLATTGYDGCSTASEHALDDGAPGLGRTLDAMDRAGLGHAGTARTEAEAHSVTMLQAGPAKVAHLSYTFSTGDHQLPAGQPWSVNLIDADRMVADARAARLSGADVVVVSVHWGTQWQDAPDRLQLELAQRLTAARTNGRPDIDLILGTHAHVPQAYEKVNGTWVIYGMGDQIAGEMYNDKGVRDSRGNESTIGRFTFSPPTAPGGRWPVTKAEFVPQTYDVDAGRVIDLNDAIAHGADLEGVRDRIRDVVLSRGAAGDGLTMGE; encoded by the coding sequence ATGATCGGACGAAGGCACCAGGTGGCACTGGCCCTGACCGCGCTCCTTGCCGCGGGCGCCGCCTGCCAGAACCACGAGCGGCACGAGGCCGCCGCGCCGGGCCGCCCGGCGCCGACCGTCGGCCGCAGCTTCACCCTCGTCGCCTCCGGCGACGTCATGCCGCACAACTCCGTGACCGACCGTGCCGCCTTCGACGCCGGCGGCACGGGCTACGACTTCCGCCCGATGCTCTCCGGCATCGAACCCCTCGTACGCCACGCCGATCTGGCGCTGTGTCACGTGGAGACCGTCCTCGCGGCGGACGGCACCCCCGTCGGCCCGCTGGACGTCGCCTCGCCGCCGCAGATCGCCCAGGGCCTCGCCACGACCGGCTACGACGGCTGCTCCACCGCCTCCGAGCACGCCCTGGACGACGGCGCCCCGGGGCTCGGGCGCACCCTGGACGCCATGGACCGGGCCGGCCTCGGGCATGCCGGAACCGCCCGCACCGAGGCCGAGGCCCACTCGGTCACGATGCTCCAGGCCGGCCCGGCCAAGGTCGCGCACCTCTCGTACACCTTCAGCACCGGCGACCACCAGCTTCCGGCCGGACAGCCCTGGTCCGTCAACCTGATCGACGCGGACCGGATGGTCGCCGACGCCCGTGCCGCCCGCCTGTCCGGCGCCGACGTGGTCGTGGTCTCCGTGCACTGGGGCACCCAGTGGCAGGACGCCCCCGACCGGCTGCAGCTCGAACTCGCCCAGCGCCTCACCGCCGCGCGGACCAACGGCCGCCCGGACATCGACCTGATCCTCGGCACCCACGCCCATGTCCCGCAGGCGTACGAGAAGGTCAACGGCACCTGGGTGATCTACGGCATGGGAGACCAGATCGCCGGCGAGATGTACAACGATAAGGGCGTCAGGGACTCGCGGGGCAACGAGTCCACGATCGGCCGCTTCACCTTCTCGCCGCCCACGGCCCCGGGCGGCCGCTGGCCGGTCACCAAGGCCGAGTTCGTCCCGCAGACCTACGACGTCGACGCCGGCCGCGTGATCGACCTGAACGACGCGATCGCCCACGGCGCCGACCTGGAGGGCGTGCGCGACCGCATCAGGGACGTCGTCCTCAGCCGCGGGGCCGCCGGGGACGGGCTGACGATGGGGGAGTGA
- a CDS encoding amino acid permease translates to MARLRAGEGILRRKPIEHIEETEVAEGPRLDRSLGLWQLTAIGVGGIIGAGIFTLAGTVANGTAGPAVLVSFLIAGLASACAALSYAEFAGLIPKAGSAYTYGYAVLGEFAGWFIGWDLLLEYTAIVAVVAIGISGYFGFLVEEMGANLPAWMLGAPGTGHGHRVDLFAAVLCLLIAWLLNLGIRSAARFETFVVALKVLVVLLVIAVGVFHIDTANYHPFFPFGISGAFTGAATVFFAVFGYDAMSTAAEESKDAQRHMPRAIIYSLAISMVLYVAACLVLTGMQNYKDIDPESGFSSAFKAVGLHGLADVIAVGAIIGILTVMFTFMLGVTRVWFSMSRDGLLPRWFAKTHPTRHVPTRVTWIVGAASALIAGFLPIGEAAELTNIGILLAFVVVCAAVIVLRYRQPELPRTFRTPWMPFVPALGVVFSIWLITFLQWQTWVRFAVWFVVGCVVYFGYSYRRSVLAGRPPAE, encoded by the coding sequence ATGGCCAGGCTCCGAGCGGGTGAAGGAATTCTCCGCCGCAAACCCATCGAGCACATCGAGGAGACCGAAGTCGCCGAGGGCCCTCGGCTGGACAGGTCGCTCGGGCTGTGGCAGCTCACCGCGATCGGTGTGGGCGGCATCATCGGCGCGGGCATCTTCACGCTGGCCGGCACGGTGGCCAACGGCACGGCCGGGCCCGCGGTGCTGGTGTCGTTCCTGATCGCCGGTCTGGCGAGCGCGTGCGCGGCGCTGTCGTACGCCGAGTTCGCCGGGCTGATCCCGAAGGCGGGGTCGGCGTACACGTACGGCTACGCGGTGCTCGGTGAGTTCGCCGGCTGGTTCATCGGCTGGGACCTGCTGCTGGAGTACACGGCGATCGTCGCCGTGGTCGCCATCGGCATCTCCGGCTACTTCGGCTTCCTGGTCGAGGAGATGGGCGCGAACCTGCCCGCCTGGATGCTCGGTGCGCCCGGCACCGGGCACGGGCACCGGGTCGACCTGTTCGCGGCCGTGCTGTGTCTGCTCATCGCCTGGCTGCTCAATCTGGGCATCCGCAGCGCGGCGCGCTTCGAGACGTTCGTGGTGGCGCTGAAGGTGCTGGTGGTGCTGCTGGTGATCGCGGTGGGCGTGTTCCACATCGACACCGCGAACTACCACCCGTTCTTCCCGTTCGGCATCAGCGGCGCGTTCACGGGCGCGGCGACCGTGTTCTTCGCGGTGTTCGGCTACGACGCCATGTCGACCGCGGCCGAGGAGTCCAAGGACGCGCAGAGGCACATGCCGAGGGCCATCATCTACTCGCTGGCCATCTCGATGGTCCTGTACGTGGCGGCCTGCCTGGTGCTGACCGGCATGCAGAACTACAAGGACATCGATCCGGAGAGCGGCTTCTCCTCGGCGTTCAAGGCCGTGGGGCTGCACGGGCTCGCCGATGTGATCGCGGTGGGCGCGATCATCGGCATCCTCACGGTGATGTTCACCTTCATGCTGGGCGTGACCCGGGTGTGGTTCAGCATGAGCCGGGACGGGCTGCTGCCCAGGTGGTTCGCCAAGACGCACCCGACGCGGCACGTGCCGACCCGGGTGACGTGGATCGTCGGGGCCGCGTCGGCCTTGATCGCCGGGTTCCTGCCGATCGGCGAGGCGGCGGAGCTGACCAACATCGGCATTCTGCTGGCGTTCGTGGTGGTGTGCGCGGCGGTGATCGTGCTGCGGTACCGGCAGCCGGAGCTGCCGCGCACCTTCCGCACGCCGTGGATGCCGTTCGTGCCCGCGCTGGGTGTCGTCTTCTCGATCTGGCTGATCACGTTTCTGCAGTGGCAGACCTGGGTGCGGTTCGCCGTCTGGTTCGTGGTCGGCTGCGTGGTCTACTTCGGCTACTCCTACCGCCGCTCGGTGCTGGCCGGGCGGCCGCCCGCCGAGTGA
- a CDS encoding universal stress protein, which yields MTEQHEQHAHQFERGTDGPKVIVVGVDGSDTSLRAAAYAGGLARRQHALLAVVYVQPLLAAGAALGAPVAETTDEIAEDLIAQIREAAERVKGIFEVRWEFHTFRGDAYNGLVKAADELKADAVVVGASEQAGHRIIGSVAVRLVKAGRWPVTVVP from the coding sequence GTGACGGAGCAGCACGAACAGCACGCTCACCAGTTCGAGCGCGGTACGGATGGGCCGAAGGTCATCGTGGTCGGGGTCGACGGCTCCGACACCTCGTTGCGGGCGGCCGCGTACGCGGGCGGTCTGGCCCGTCGCCAGCACGCGCTACTGGCCGTGGTGTACGTGCAGCCGCTGCTCGCGGCCGGGGCGGCGCTCGGGGCGCCGGTCGCGGAGACGACCGACGAGATCGCCGAGGACCTGATCGCGCAGATCCGGGAGGCGGCCGAGCGGGTCAAGGGGATATTCGAGGTGCGCTGGGAGTTCCACACCTTCCGCGGTGACGCCTACAACGGCCTGGTGAAGGCTGCCGACGAGCTCAAGGCGGACGCGGTGGTGGTGGGCGCGTCCGAGCAGGCCGGGCACCGCATCATCGGCTCGGTGGCGGTCCGGCTGGTGAAGGCGGGACGCTGGCCGGTGACGGTCGTTCCGTAG
- the lysX gene encoding bifunctional lysylphosphatidylglycerol synthetase/lysine--tRNA ligase LysX, giving the protein MTATAGPAARTDAAGPARPPAGGRLGWVPEAFGTLFATLGLLCALLAFFAPLRRLLRPLVRILDLLLIPISANLAYAVFLFLLAAATAARKKAAWWLVVVYLSLLVLSDILGLALGQYTESLPSLVLCTLLLLLLVVARGEFYAASRRGAVWRALGVLLAGLAVAIVVGWGLVSLFPGTLPQGQHLAWAADRVCGGLVSNSSFGGRPPRKVTFLLGLFGALALLNAAAALFRSQRLEAALHDDEEARMRALLRAYGARDSLGYFATRRDKAVVFSASGKAAVTYRVEAGVCLASGDPVGDPEAWPHAIAAWLDVARRYAWAPAVMGASEDGARAYARAGLGALQLGDEAILHVPGFDLDGRDMRVTRQAVHRVRRTGATSRIRRHATLTDREMEEIVDRADAWRDTETERGFSMALDRLGDPADGDCLLVEAIGEDGRLLALLSFVPWGRDGVSLDLMRRDRAAPNGVMEFMVAELCAAAPKLGVRRISLNFAVFRSVFEEGARIGAGPVLRLWRRLLLFFSRWWQLEALYRSNAKYHPEWYPRFICYGETASLARIGLASGIAEGFVSVPSLRKLWGKGHPKTGQRPATTEGLPSLTALGLDGGDEAGPAAPDAGLPEQVRVRYRTLDRLRADGTDPYPVGVPAPTHALADVPRGQEVTVAGRVMLVRDFGGIVFAVLRDWSGDHQLALTRDGSGPALDRFRADTDMGDHITATGRAGLSDHGEPTVFVTSWRLTGKCLHPLPDKRRGLADPEAKVRRRYLDLVTSPDARDVIRARSTAVQALRQGLLDRGFLEVETPMLQQIHGGANARPFTTHINAYDLDMYLRIAPELYLKRLCVGGLEKVFELGRTFRNEGVSYKHNPEFTMLEAYQAHADYDVMLDLTRELIQGAATAAFGTPVVRKDGEEYDISGQWPVKTVYGALSEVLDEEIGPGTELLRLHRLCDRTGVPYTADDGPGDVVLEMYERLVEERTRLPTFYKDFPTDVSPLTRQHRADPRLAERWDLVAFGTELGTAYSELTDPVEQRRRLTAQSLRAAGGDPEAMELDRDFLEALEYAMPPTGGLGLGVDRLVMFLTGLTIRETLPFPLVRRR; this is encoded by the coding sequence ATGACTGCCACCGCCGGGCCGGCCGCGCGAACGGATGCCGCGGGCCCGGCCCGCCCGCCCGCCGGCGGCCGCCTCGGCTGGGTGCCCGAGGCCTTCGGGACCCTCTTCGCCACGCTCGGTCTGCTGTGCGCCCTGCTCGCGTTCTTCGCCCCGCTGCGCCGCCTGCTGCGCCCGCTCGTGCGCATCCTCGACCTGCTGCTGATCCCCATCAGCGCCAACCTCGCCTACGCGGTCTTCCTGTTCCTGCTGGCCGCCGCCACCGCCGCCCGCAAGAAGGCGGCCTGGTGGCTGGTCGTCGTCTACCTGAGCCTGCTGGTCCTGTCCGACATCCTCGGCCTGGCCCTCGGCCAGTACACCGAGTCCCTGCCGTCCCTCGTGCTGTGCACCCTGCTGCTGCTCTTGCTGGTGGTGGCCCGCGGGGAGTTCTACGCCGCCTCCCGCCGCGGTGCCGTGTGGCGCGCGCTGGGCGTCCTGCTGGCCGGTCTCGCCGTGGCGATCGTGGTCGGCTGGGGCCTGGTCTCGCTGTTCCCCGGCACCCTCCCGCAGGGCCAGCACCTGGCCTGGGCGGCCGACCGGGTGTGCGGCGGACTGGTCTCCAACAGCTCCTTCGGCGGCCGCCCGCCGCGCAAGGTCACCTTCCTGCTCGGCCTGTTCGGCGCGCTCGCCCTGCTGAACGCCGCCGCCGCGCTGTTTCGTTCGCAGCGCCTGGAAGCGGCCCTGCACGACGACGAGGAGGCCCGCATGCGCGCCCTGCTGCGGGCCTACGGCGCACGGGACTCGCTCGGCTACTTCGCCACCCGCCGGGACAAGGCCGTCGTCTTCTCCGCCAGCGGCAAGGCCGCCGTCACCTACCGCGTCGAGGCAGGCGTGTGCCTGGCCAGCGGCGACCCCGTCGGCGACCCGGAGGCCTGGCCGCACGCCATCGCCGCGTGGCTGGACGTGGCCCGCCGCTACGCGTGGGCACCGGCGGTGATGGGCGCCTCCGAGGACGGCGCCCGCGCCTACGCCCGCGCCGGACTCGGGGCCCTCCAGCTCGGCGACGAGGCGATCCTGCACGTGCCCGGGTTCGACCTCGACGGCCGCGACATGCGCGTCACCCGCCAGGCCGTGCACCGCGTCCGCCGCACTGGTGCCACCAGCCGCATCCGCCGCCACGCCACGCTCACCGACCGGGAGATGGAGGAGATCGTCGACAGGGCCGACGCCTGGCGGGACACGGAGACCGAACGCGGGTTCTCCATGGCCCTGGACCGGCTCGGCGACCCCGCCGACGGCGACTGCCTGCTCGTGGAGGCCATCGGTGAGGACGGCAGGCTCCTCGCACTGCTCTCCTTCGTGCCCTGGGGACGCGACGGCGTCTCCCTGGACCTGATGCGCCGTGACCGTGCCGCCCCCAACGGGGTCATGGAATTCATGGTCGCCGAACTGTGCGCGGCCGCCCCCAAACTGGGGGTGCGCAGGATCTCGCTGAACTTCGCCGTCTTCCGCTCGGTGTTCGAGGAGGGCGCCCGCATCGGCGCCGGACCGGTCCTCAGGCTCTGGCGCCGGCTGCTGCTGTTCTTCTCCCGGTGGTGGCAGCTGGAGGCCCTCTACCGGTCCAACGCCAAGTACCACCCCGAGTGGTATCCGCGCTTCATCTGCTACGGCGAGACCGCCTCCCTCGCCCGTATCGGCCTCGCCTCCGGCATCGCCGAGGGATTCGTCTCCGTACCGTCCCTGCGCAAACTCTGGGGAAAGGGGCACCCGAAGACGGGGCAGCGGCCCGCCACGACCGAGGGTCTGCCGTCCCTGACGGCGCTCGGTCTCGACGGAGGGGACGAGGCCGGGCCCGCCGCCCCGGACGCGGGCCTGCCCGAACAGGTCCGCGTCCGGTACCGCACACTGGACCGCCTGCGCGCCGACGGCACCGACCCCTACCCGGTCGGCGTCCCCGCCCCCACCCACGCCCTCGCCGACGTCCCGCGGGGCCAGGAGGTCACCGTGGCCGGCCGCGTCATGCTGGTCCGCGACTTCGGCGGCATCGTCTTCGCCGTCCTGCGCGACTGGTCGGGGGACCACCAACTGGCCCTCACCCGCGACGGCTCCGGGCCCGCCCTCGACCGCTTCCGCGCCGACACCGACATGGGCGACCACATCACCGCCACCGGCCGCGCGGGCCTCAGCGACCACGGCGAGCCCACCGTCTTCGTCACCTCCTGGCGGCTGACCGGCAAGTGCCTGCACCCGCTGCCCGACAAGCGGCGCGGCCTCGCCGACCCCGAGGCCAAGGTCCGCCGCCGCTACCTCGACCTGGTGACCAGCCCGGACGCCCGCGACGTGATCCGCGCCCGCTCCACCGCCGTACAGGCCCTGCGCCAAGGCCTTCTGGACCGCGGCTTCCTCGAGGTCGAGACCCCGATGCTGCAGCAGATACACGGCGGTGCCAACGCCCGCCCCTTCACCACCCACATCAACGCCTACGACCTCGACATGTACCTGCGCATCGCACCCGAGCTGTACCTCAAGCGGCTGTGCGTGGGCGGCCTGGAGAAGGTCTTCGAGCTGGGCCGCACCTTCCGCAACGAGGGCGTCTCCTACAAGCACAACCCCGAGTTCACGATGCTGGAGGCCTACCAGGCGCACGCCGACTACGACGTGATGCTCGACCTGACCCGCGAGCTGATCCAGGGCGCCGCGACCGCCGCCTTCGGCACGCCCGTCGTCCGCAAGGACGGCGAGGAGTACGACATCTCGGGGCAGTGGCCGGTGAAGACCGTGTACGGGGCGCTCTCCGAGGTGCTGGACGAGGAGATCGGCCCCGGCACCGAACTGCTCAGGCTGCACCGGCTGTGCGACCGCACGGGAGTGCCGTACACCGCCGACGACGGACCGGGCGATGTGGTCCTGGAGATGTACGAGCGCCTCGTCGAGGAGCGCACCCGCCTGCCCACCTTCTACAAGGACTTCCCGACCGACGTCTCCCCGCTGACCCGGCAGCACCGCGCCGACCCGCGGCTCGCGGAGCGCTGGGACCTCGTCGCCTTCGGCACCGAACTCGGCACCGCCTACTCCGAACTGACCGACCCCGTCGAACAGCGCCGCCGGCTCACCGCGCAGTCGCTGCGGGCCGCCGGCGGCGATCCGGAGGCCATGGAGCTGGACAGGGACTTCCTGGAGGCCCTCGAGTACGCCATGCCCCCGACCGGCGGCCTCGGCCTCGGCGTGGACCGGCTCGTCATGTTCCTCACCGGACTGACGATCCGGGAGACCCTGCCGTTCCCGCTGGTGCGCCGCCGCTGA